The Triticum aestivum cultivar Chinese Spring unplaced genomic scaffold, IWGSC CS RefSeq v2.1 scaffold126981, whole genome shotgun sequence DNA window TAGCAGGGCAAGGCATAGTTGATCCCCTCCCACGTACCACTCCTCGTGAAAACAAGCAGAAACGGCAAGTCAACTGAAAAGCATGTAGCTGAAAACTCTGAAAATTGTTTTCGGAACCGGATGAGGAGCAGCAACTCTCATGTTTGCTGTTGTTCCTAGTTTTTGGCTTGGTGACATACTGATGCGAGCAATAGAAGAGGCTGGAAATGCCTCTTGGTTTCGGGCCAATAGAAGGTGTGCCCGGAATCCCACCGGTCAGTTATCTCATGATGCGAGCCACCGTattagtatatatgtattttttgctTTGTATTCTCCCATTTCTTTTAATTCTTTCGTTGTATAAGATGATTTATCAAccttattcgcaaaaaaaaagatgATTTATCAACCTGTGCCTGGCTGATAGTGTCCAGTACAAGTGCAGCAGCACATCTTTAGCCCATTCAACAAGAGAGTGTTGGTGCCCATTATGAGCAAGAACGCCCAAGTACCAAATCTGCCACTCAAGCATCTGCAAAACTTTGGTCTCCTCAAGAGATCAAGAGCTGGGCTGCATTCACTGAGGTCAGGATGGGTCAGCATCCGTTGGCGTCATCTTCATCCGGGAAACAGAGAGCGTCTCCTTGCCAACATCACCAAGACGTATCATCGAAAAACAGAGGAGAAAAATAACATGTGAGGCCCAACGCTATAGCATCATTCAGGAAACAGGGTCTCCTTTCCAACATTAGACAGGCCACCAAAATAATCATCTGAAGAGTAGCACTGCAACGGCCGGTCACATAATTTTTTTATCAGTGATCAGACTGTAAAAGACTGCAAGCATGTATAACAACATCAAAATCGCTGAAAAAAATGAGAAGACCGTAGATGTAAAATCATGCATCTAGTCATAAGTCATAACTGAAAAATGTAAAATCTGCTGTTGCAAAAACACAACTGCCTGCCCCTCACATATTTGTACTAACTAATCTCTTACTGAAGGGTGATGTATCCAACAGTTATCTAGGAACGCCCGGAGAAACAGCCAAACACAACGATAGATTTGAATAGCTACGTACCATTGAGAAAGAAACACACATTTTCTGAATGACAGCTTGGAAGCTGTACAAAGAGTTGCCCAGCAAGAAACGGCTACTTAAGCCAGAAATGCCTGACATTATCCAACAAAGACAAAGGGAGACACAGACAGGAAGAGCTGGCACGCTGCCTATTACTTCATCGCGTGAGCAAATGTGCTGGAAAGAATGGAGCCAATCGAGGAGTAAACAGCTGCTTAAGCTAGTACCTTTTGTTAAGACACACACTCCTGTAGAAAACTTTGTATATGCAGGGAAGAGATGTCTCCTACACCAGTACAGTGCTTGTAGTTAAACTGAATCTGACGGTGAAATTTTGTACAAATGCCCGGTCTCCTCGATGGGATAGACTCAACTGAAGACAGTTTACCCATTCAGAAAGACCACACATTTTCTGAACTAGGATTGTTGACAGCAGGAATCAATCTGGCCTCAAGATGGTTTCCAACAACATTGATCATCCACAACACTCAAGTGCCCAATCAGCCAGTACTGATCTAGTTACCACTGCAGAAGTATTAACAGATGAACTGTAAAACCAAGATTTAATTGACAATAATACATACCAGTTGACATGCTTATATTAAGCTGTAAACAGCCGTAAGCAAACATATATAACAACGTCCCAATTGTTGAGaaaactattgagaagaagcagaGCATAACAGGGGCACAAAAGCTTGCTTCATAAAAGAGCATGACGACTACATACAAATGGATAAAAGAGCAAAGGAGAAATGTATTACCAGTAAAGATACAGAATGACGACTTGCCAAAGAGCATGGCAACTAGAGAATGATGACTACGAATGGTCACCCAATAATATTAAACCAATACTAGCAGTCTTAACCAATACTACAATTTTGTATCCATTATCCATAGTACATTATGCGACGGAGAGAATAGTGTATCATAAACGAGAGATGAATCGAGCTAGACACTAGTATTAAACTTGAGAACCAGCTGGCCGGCCGGACAACGAGCAGAAGAAACTCCCCTGTTGTTGATGTtagggcagtggcggcggcggagcttcccaTCACTGTCAGCGCTAGACCTAGATCGGGTCGGGGTTTTCGGTGGGGAGCCTGGCAACGCGGTGAACCTCGTACTGcgtgccgccggcccccacctctttatgTAGCGCTGCGTGACAGGGGTTCGTCAACCATATTGCGGTTGGGCGCCCCCGACCAGGGCGCGGATCAggggcccggtgggccgttgggcccacacgggagagatcaacctaacaccaATCTCTCAAAGAGTAGACTAGGGTAGTTGGGATGTGTGCTGGCTCCTCTCTCCATGACAGTCTTCACGGCTTCAACAAtgccatcatcaccatcaacataaATGCATTTGACACTTGTGAGGCAAGGGAGGTTTTCAATTCCAAAGCCCAAAGAGTTAGCTTCAACTATGCGAATATACTTAAGCTCGAGTTTTTCTAGCTTTGGAATGGAGCATGTCCCAAACATCAGATCTACTGGTTCAGAACATGCATCATAAATAAAAGTCTTCAAGAATCGGAACCTAACTTCACTACTGATTTTGAGCTTTCCGTTTGACTCTATTTCTCCAAGCAGATACAGAACGTGCAGACTGGGTAAAGCCCCAAGGGTGGAGAGGTCGTCCTGCTTGAGCCCCTCCACACGAAGGCATAGCCGTTGGAGGTTTCTTAGGGAGCCCACCCATGTAGGAACCTGTGGGAAGGCCGAAAAACAGATAGAAAGGTCCTCGAGGGTAGGCAGGCACAAAGATTCCTCATGTAAGAGGCTGCGCCCAAACCCAATATTCAGGGACTGGAGATTATGGGTGCCTAGCTTACACAGGGAGGAGACAATAGCTTTGTTGTGCTCCTCCCCAACCATATTTGTATCCACAGTGTCAGAATCAAATTCGCAATCAAGGTCAATCCGCAGATTCCTCAAATTCATTAGCTGACCAAGGCCGCACAGGAAGTCTAATGGCTGAATGGAGGCATCGACAGTTTTCAACGTCTCTAGTGCTTGCATCTTTGCAATCTCATCAGGAAATTTAACATCATAATCAACAAGTAGATGCATCCATTTTTTGAGATTCACAATAGATGCAGGTAATTCCTTTATAGAAGTCCCTCTTAGGTTCAGCACCTCTAAGCATCCTAAACGACCAATTTGTTCTGGGAGCTTGCTTATTCTTGTACCTTCGAGTTTCAGGTACCTGAGCTGGAACAACCTCACTATATTTTCAAGATGATGATCTTCCAATTGGGAGCAATCCTTCAAGTTGAGAACACGCAGATGTCTGAACTCCTCCAAAGAAGGGATTGCCAACAGACCTCTAACCACAATAATTGATCTGACATGGGAAAGCACGAGGTTTGCTACCGCTGAATTTCCTTCCTCGACACCTTGTAGATAGAGTCGATGAACAACTGTACTTTGTTTCCCAATTGTCAGAATGGGAACACCAAGTAAAGTAACAAAGTTCTCTTCTATGGACTTGAATATGATGAAACCAAGAATTGTGTCATGAACGCAACAACTGTTCACCACGCCATACATATTTCTGTTTCCAGGTTGGATCAAACCCCTATTGAGTAGTTCATTAAGATACCTTTCTCCTAACTCATATGCCGTGTATCTACCATCTCCATGAATGAATCCTTCAGCAATCCATCTTCTTACCAGGTCCTTCTTCTCAATAGTAGAATCTTCAAGATATATGCTTAGGTATAAGAGGCAAGTTTTTAGATAAGCAGGAAGATCAAAGTAACTAAGTGACAAAATCTTCATCATTCCCTCGACGCTGGGATTCCTTTCAAGTGCACGGCCAATTGAATCTTTTACTTGATTCCATATATTTTCTGTTCTTTCTGTGTTAGCCAACAAACCAGATATAGTAATGACCGCCAAAGGTAATCCATCGCATTTTTCCAATGTATGCTCAGCAATTTCTTGAAGGTATGAAGGGAAATCTTCATCGGACTTAAATAATCTTGTGTGAAATAACTGTCTTGAGTGCATCATATCAAGAGCCCTTATATTGTAAATATGACCATTGAATGATGAACAACATAAATGAGCGACACTGTTCATACGAGTGGTGGTGATTATTCTACTGGTAGAACTTGTAGCGGGGAATGCACGCTTAACAGTATCCCATGTATCCACGTCCCATATATCGTCAACAACAACAAAGTACTTGTACAAGGACAAATTAACATAGCTGTAAAGTAAAGTGTGCTGCGTAGACAGACAAAGAGTAAACGCGTTAACATTGACAAAATGAAAAGGATAAGCACACAAGTGCTAAAGGGGCATATGTTACATACTTAATTC harbors:
- the LOC123172726 gene encoding disease resistance protein RGA5-like, with the protein product MQDTIEDFMQSVDDRDAKPDGFMEKVKHELGKLGKINTRHRIGSEMQDLKKQFIEVGDKNACYVNLSLYKYFVVVDDIWDVDTWDTVKRAFPATSSTSRIITTTRMNSVAHLCCSSFNGHIYNIRALDMMHSRQLFHTRLFKSDEDFPSYLQEIAEHTLEKCDGLPLAVITISGLLANTERTENIWNQVKDSIGRALERNPSVEGMMKILSLSYFDLPAYLKTCLLYLSIYLEDSTIEKKDLVRRWIAEGFIHGDGRYTAYELGERYLNELLNRGLIQPGNRNMYGVVNSCCVHDTILGFIIFKSIEENFVTLLGVPILTIGKQSTVVHRLYLQGVEEGNSAVANLVLSHVRSIIVVRGLLAIPSLEEFRHLRVLNLKDCSQLEDHHLENIVRLFQLRYLKLEGTRISKLPEQIGRLGCLEVLNLRGTSIKELPASIVNLKKWMHLLVDYDVKFPDEIAKMQALETLKTVDASIQPLDFLCGLGQLMNLRNLRIDLDCEFDSDTVDTNMVGEEHNKAIVSSLCKLGTHNLQSLNIGFGRSLLHEESLCLPTLEDLSICFSAFPQVPTWVGSLRNLQRLCLRVEGLKQDDLSTLGALPSLHVLYLLGEIESNGKLKISSEVRFRFLKTFIYDACSEPVDLMFGTCSIPKLEKLELKYIRIVEANSLGFGIENLPCLTSVKCIYVDGDDGIVEAVKTVMERGASTHPNYPSLLFERLVLG